From Cellulosimicrobium sp. ES-005, one genomic window encodes:
- the priA gene encoding bifunctional 1-(5-phosphoribosyl)-5-((5-phosphoribosylamino)methylideneamino)imidazole-4-carboxamide isomerase/phosphoribosylanthranilate isomerase PriA, whose translation MENPVTDRLVLLPAVDVADGQAVRLVQGEAGSETSYGDPLAAALDWQSGGAEWIHLVDLDAAFGRGSNAELLADVVARLDVQVELSGGIRDDASLERALATGARRVNLGTAALENPEWTAKVIAEHGDAIAVGLDVRGTTLAARGWTQEGGDLWEVLDRLEAAGCARYVVTDVTKDGTLRGPNLDLLRDVAARTEAPVVASGGISSLADLEALRALVPAGVEGAIVGKALYAGAFTLPQALDVAGRP comes from the coding sequence ATGGAGAACCCCGTGACCGACCGCCTCGTGCTGCTCCCCGCCGTCGACGTCGCCGACGGCCAGGCCGTCCGCCTCGTCCAGGGCGAGGCCGGCTCCGAGACCTCGTACGGCGACCCGCTCGCCGCCGCGCTCGACTGGCAGTCGGGCGGTGCCGAGTGGATCCACCTCGTGGACCTCGACGCCGCGTTCGGCCGCGGCTCCAACGCGGAGCTGCTCGCCGACGTCGTCGCGCGTCTCGACGTCCAGGTCGAGCTCTCCGGCGGGATCCGCGACGACGCGTCGCTCGAGCGCGCGCTCGCCACCGGAGCGCGCCGCGTCAACCTCGGCACCGCGGCGCTCGAGAACCCCGAGTGGACGGCGAAGGTCATCGCGGAGCACGGCGACGCGATCGCCGTCGGCCTCGACGTGCGCGGCACGACGCTCGCGGCGCGCGGGTGGACCCAGGAGGGCGGCGACCTCTGGGAGGTCCTCGACCGCCTCGAGGCCGCCGGGTGCGCGCGCTACGTCGTCACGGACGTGACCAAGGACGGCACGCTGCGCGGCCCCAACCTCGACCTCCTGCGCGACGTCGCGGCGCGCACCGAGGCGCCGGTCGTCGCGTCGGGCGGCATCTCCAGCCTCGCCGACCTCGAGGCGCTGCGCGCGCTCGTCCCCGCGGGCGTCGAGGGGGCGATCGTGGGGAAGGCCCTCTACGCGGGCGCGTTCACGCTGCCCCAGGCGCTCGACGTCGCGGGTCGGCCGTGA
- the hisH gene encoding imidazole glycerol phosphate synthase subunit HisH — MSEPVVGEASGVRRPSVVVLDYGFGNVRSAVRALERVGADVELTADRAAAQDADGLVVPGVGAFAAVMAGLRGVRGDEIVGRRLAGGRPVLGICVGMQVMFDRGDEHGTLTDGLGEWAGLVDRLEAEVVPHMGWDTVDVPAGSVLFRGVEDERFYFVHSYAARSFTTGQDLPADSPIRRPLVTWSDHGGRFVAAVENGPLSATQFHPEKSGDAGATLLENWVRSL; from the coding sequence ATGAGCGAGCCGGTCGTCGGTGAGGCGTCGGGCGTGCGGCGCCCGTCCGTCGTCGTCCTCGACTACGGGTTCGGCAACGTCCGCTCGGCCGTGCGTGCGCTCGAGCGCGTCGGCGCGGACGTCGAGCTCACCGCGGACCGTGCCGCGGCCCAGGACGCCGACGGGCTCGTCGTCCCCGGCGTCGGCGCGTTCGCCGCGGTCATGGCGGGCCTGCGCGGCGTCCGCGGCGACGAGATCGTCGGACGGCGGCTCGCCGGCGGGCGCCCCGTGCTCGGCATCTGCGTGGGCATGCAGGTCATGTTCGACCGGGGCGACGAGCACGGCACCCTGACCGACGGGCTGGGGGAGTGGGCCGGTCTCGTCGACCGGCTCGAGGCGGAGGTCGTGCCCCACATGGGATGGGACACGGTCGACGTGCCCGCGGGCAGCGTGCTGTTCCGCGGCGTCGAGGACGAGCGCTTCTACTTCGTCCACTCCTACGCCGCCCGGTCGTTCACGACTGGCCAGGACCTGCCCGCCGACTCGCCGATCCGGCGACCGCTCGTCACGTGGTCCGACCACGGCGGGAGGTTCGTCGCCGCCGTGGAGAACGGGCCGCTGTCCGCCACGCAGTTCCACCCCGAGAAGTCCGGCGACGCGGGCGCGACCCTGCTCGAGAACTGGGTCCGCTCGCTCTGA
- the hisB gene encoding imidazoleglycerol-phosphate dehydratase HisB translates to MKRTARIERATSESSVLVELDLDGTGRTEISTTVPFYDHMLTALGKHSLIDLKVVATGDTHIDAHHTVEDVAITIGEALRVALGDKAGIGRFGDATVPLDEALALAVVDVSGRPYLVHSGEPEGQEYHLIGGHFTGSLTRHVLESIAHHAGICIHVRVLAGRDPHHIVEAQFKALARALRAAVAPDPRVEGVPSTKGAL, encoded by the coding sequence GTGAAGCGCACCGCGCGCATCGAGCGCGCGACGTCCGAGTCGAGCGTGCTCGTCGAGCTCGACCTCGACGGCACGGGACGGACGGAGATCTCGACGACCGTCCCGTTCTACGACCACATGCTCACGGCGCTGGGCAAGCACTCGCTCATCGACCTCAAGGTCGTCGCGACGGGCGACACGCACATCGACGCGCACCACACCGTCGAGGACGTGGCGATCACGATCGGCGAGGCGCTGCGCGTCGCGCTCGGGGACAAGGCCGGCATCGGCCGCTTCGGCGACGCCACCGTTCCCCTCGACGAGGCGCTCGCGCTCGCCGTCGTGGACGTGTCCGGACGCCCGTACCTCGTCCACTCGGGCGAGCCGGAGGGCCAGGAGTACCACCTCATCGGCGGGCACTTCACGGGGTCGCTCACGCGCCACGTGCTCGAGTCGATCGCGCACCACGCGGGCATCTGCATCCACGTGCGCGTCCTCGCCGGTCGCGACCCGCACCACATCGTCGAGGCGCAGTTCAAGGCCCTCGCCCGCGCGCTGCGCGCCGCGGTCGCTCCCGACCCGCGCGTCGAGGGCGTCCCGTCCACCAAGGGGGCCCTGTGA
- a CDS encoding histidinol-phosphate transaminase, translating into MTPPSVAGRPLLPLRPELAGVEPYGAPQLDVPVLLNVNENPHAPSEAVVATITQAVRDAAAGLNRYPDRDFLGLRADLAAYLGAESGVALGAEQLWAANGSNEIMLHVLQAFGGPGRTAVSFAPTYSMYPEYARDTHTAWVVGRRAEDFTLDPEHAREVVAREQPSVVLLASPNNPTGTALPAATVEAVCEAALAVRVPLADGREAPAVVVVDEAYGEFRRAGTPSALELLDRYPNLAVTRTMSKAFALAGARVGYLAASRELVDALRVVRLPYHLSAVTQAVARAALSHSAELLAQVSALRERRDETVAWLRSLRHPDGRALAVAESDANFVLFGTFDDRHAVWAGLLERGVLIRETGPDGWLRVSIGTGEEMRAFRQALVEVAGL; encoded by the coding sequence GTGACCCCACCCTCCGTCGCGGGACGGCCCCTGCTCCCGCTGCGCCCCGAGCTCGCCGGTGTCGAGCCGTACGGCGCGCCGCAGCTCGACGTCCCGGTCCTGCTCAACGTCAACGAGAACCCGCACGCGCCGAGCGAGGCAGTCGTCGCGACGATCACGCAGGCCGTGCGCGACGCCGCCGCGGGCCTCAACCGCTACCCCGACCGCGACTTCCTCGGGCTGCGCGCCGACCTCGCGGCGTACCTGGGCGCGGAGTCCGGCGTCGCGCTGGGCGCCGAGCAGCTCTGGGCGGCCAACGGGTCGAACGAGATCATGCTCCACGTGCTGCAGGCGTTCGGCGGCCCGGGCCGCACCGCGGTGTCGTTCGCGCCCACGTACTCGATGTACCCGGAGTACGCGCGCGACACCCACACGGCGTGGGTCGTCGGGCGCCGCGCCGAGGACTTCACGCTCGATCCGGAGCACGCGCGCGAGGTGGTCGCGCGCGAGCAGCCGTCCGTCGTCCTGCTCGCGAGCCCCAACAACCCGACCGGGACCGCGCTGCCCGCGGCGACCGTCGAGGCGGTGTGCGAGGCGGCGCTCGCGGTCCGCGTGCCGCTCGCCGACGGGCGCGAGGCGCCGGCCGTCGTCGTCGTCGACGAGGCGTACGGCGAGTTCCGCCGCGCCGGCACGCCCTCCGCGCTCGAGCTGCTCGACCGGTACCCGAACCTCGCCGTGACGCGCACGATGTCCAAGGCGTTCGCGCTCGCGGGCGCCCGCGTGGGCTACCTCGCGGCGTCGCGCGAGCTCGTCGACGCGCTGCGCGTGGTCCGGCTCCCGTACCACCTGTCCGCCGTGACCCAGGCGGTCGCGCGCGCGGCCCTGTCGCACTCGGCGGAGCTGCTCGCGCAGGTCTCGGCGCTGCGCGAGCGGCGCGACGAGACCGTCGCGTGGCTGCGCTCGCTGCGGCACCCGGACGGGCGCGCGCTCGCGGTCGCGGAGTCCGACGCGAACTTCGTCCTCTTCGGCACGTTCGACGACCGGCACGCGGTCTGGGCGGGCCTGTTGGAGCGGGGCGTGCTCATCCGGGAGACTGGTCCCGACGGCTGGCTGCGGGTGTCGATCGGCACCGGCGAGGAGATGCGGGCCTTCCGACAGGCCCTCGTGGAGGTGGCAGGACTGTGA
- a CDS encoding Rieske (2Fe-2S) protein translates to MDAPHRADAAHGAGPDRSTRAPARGPDRGSAPRPRVPHAATPTRRVVLAGSGAGAALALLAACGGEPSGTQDGATSGDDGSGGGEAVVEPGQALASTDDVPVGGALAVTVAGAPLLVTQPEDGTFAAFSAICTHQGCTVAPGDGELLCPCHASRYDLATGAVLGGPAPASLPEVPVTVDGGEVTSA, encoded by the coding sequence ATGGACGCACCGCACCGCGCAGACGCCGCGCACGGCGCCGGACCCGACCGGAGCACGAGGGCTCCGGCCCGTGGCCCGGACCGGGGTTCGGCCCCGCGGCCGCGTGTCCCCCACGCGGCGACGCCGACGCGGCGCGTCGTCCTCGCCGGGTCCGGCGCGGGCGCCGCGCTCGCCCTCCTCGCCGCGTGCGGCGGCGAGCCGTCGGGGACGCAGGACGGGGCGACGAGCGGCGACGACGGCTCCGGCGGGGGCGAGGCCGTCGTCGAGCCCGGACAGGCGCTCGCCAGCACCGACGACGTCCCGGTCGGCGGGGCGCTCGCGGTCACCGTCGCGGGCGCCCCGCTCCTCGTCACGCAGCCCGAGGACGGGACGTTCGCGGCCTTCAGCGCGATCTGCACCCACCAGGGCTGCACGGTCGCGCCCGGGGACGGCGAGCTCCTGTGCCCGTGCCACGCGTCCCGCTACGACCTCGCGACCGGCGCCGTGCTCGGCGGGCCGGCACCCGCGTCCCTGCCCGAGGTGCCCGTGACGGTCGACGGCGGCGAGGTCACGTCCGCATGA
- the adhP gene encoding alcohol dehydrogenase AdhP has product MPTMRAAVVHSFTDPLRVDEVEVPTPGPHEALVKVDYTGVCHTDLHAAHGDWPVKPSPPFVPGHEGVGTVVAVGDQVTRVRVGDTVGNAWLWSACGECEYCETGWETLCPHQKNGGYSVDGSFGQYMLVDSRYCPVVPDGVDLSAVGPILCAGVTVYKGLKVTDTQPGEWVLVSGIGGLGHIAVQYAVAMGRRVAAVDVDDEKLALARKHGAEVTVNAATSPDAAAEIQEQTGGGVHGALVTAVNAHAFPQAVGALRRGGTVSLVGLPPEKFPLDIFTTVLFGLTVRGSIVGTRKDMAEALDFFARGKISPTYTVRPLDDVNAIFSEMEEGRIDGRVVMDMRS; this is encoded by the coding sequence ATGCCCACCATGCGTGCCGCCGTCGTCCACTCCTTCACGGACCCGCTGCGCGTCGACGAGGTCGAGGTCCCCACCCCCGGACCGCACGAGGCCCTCGTCAAGGTCGACTACACCGGCGTGTGCCACACGGACCTGCACGCCGCGCACGGCGACTGGCCGGTGAAGCCCTCGCCCCCGTTCGTGCCCGGACACGAGGGCGTCGGCACGGTCGTCGCGGTGGGCGACCAGGTGACCCGCGTCCGGGTCGGCGACACGGTCGGCAACGCCTGGCTCTGGAGCGCGTGCGGCGAGTGCGAGTACTGCGAGACGGGCTGGGAGACGCTGTGCCCGCACCAGAAGAACGGCGGCTACTCGGTCGACGGCTCGTTCGGCCAGTACATGCTCGTCGACTCGCGCTACTGCCCGGTGGTCCCGGACGGGGTCGACCTGTCCGCCGTGGGGCCGATCCTGTGCGCGGGCGTCACCGTCTACAAGGGCCTCAAGGTCACGGACACCCAGCCCGGCGAGTGGGTGCTGGTCTCCGGGATCGGCGGGCTCGGGCACATCGCGGTGCAGTACGCCGTCGCGATGGGCCGCCGCGTCGCCGCGGTGGACGTGGACGACGAGAAGCTCGCCCTCGCGCGCAAGCACGGCGCGGAGGTCACGGTCAACGCCGCGACGTCGCCCGACGCCGCGGCCGAGATCCAGGAGCAGACGGGCGGCGGCGTCCACGGCGCGCTGGTCACCGCCGTCAACGCGCACGCGTTCCCGCAGGCCGTGGGAGCGCTGCGCCGCGGCGGCACGGTCTCGCTCGTCGGGCTCCCGCCGGAGAAGTTCCCGCTCGACATCTTCACGACCGTCCTCTTCGGGCTGACCGTGCGCGGGTCGATCGTCGGGACGCGCAAGGACATGGCGGAGGCGCTCGACTTCTTCGCCCGCGGGAAGATCAGCCCGACGTACACGGTGCGCCCGCTCGACGACGTCAACGCGATCTTCTCCGAGATGGAGGAGGGCAGGATCGACGGTCGCGTGGTCATGGACATGCGCTCCTGA
- a CDS encoding DEAD/DEAH box helicase: MLRGLLDGQSLREDAETALRALVGRDDAALREDQWRAIEALVAFRRRALVVQRTGWGKSAVYFVATRLLRDRGAGPTVIVSPLLALMRDQISAAARAGIKAVTINSANVTEWDDVHRAIAAGEVDVLLCSPERLNNPGFRDEVLPRLAADAGLVVIDEAHCISDWGHDFRPDYRRIRTLLADLPPGIPVLATTATANARVTADVAEQLGVTAAHASGAAAGAGEAGHEDVLVLRGGLDRESLHLAVLRLPDQPTRVAWLVEALQDVDGSGIVYCLTVSAAEQVASQLRAAGLAVASYTGQTDPAERERLEEDLKENRVKALVATSALGMGFDKPDLAFVVHLGAPSSPIAYYQQVGRAGRGVDSAVVVLLPGEEDRRIWEWFASTAFPPQSQVRATLDALSTGGTQSVAQLETQVDLKRSRLEGMLKVLDVDGAVRRVKGGWEATGRPWTYDAERYERVDATRTAEQQAMLDYEATDGCRMAFLRAALDDPELEDGWRCGRCDTCGGVTLPALPDAEAVAAARADMDRPGVEVVARRQWPSGMDRLGLDLRGRLGADELAETGRAVARLDGLGWSAPLRELFAPGTPDGDTPVALRRAAARVLDDWAELYEAAAAPEAETGPGEGAEPGTTAPAGRRLLVDGVVAVRSATRPRLTFHLANGLASYLGKPLIGAVGPVPGREEPGRHDVNSATRLAGVAGRLQLELSDAARAGLAGRRVLLVDDYTESGWTLTVAARLLRQAGATAVHPFVLGVR, encoded by the coding sequence ATGCTGCGGGGCCTGCTCGACGGCCAGTCGCTGCGCGAGGACGCCGAGACGGCGCTGCGCGCGCTCGTGGGGCGCGACGACGCGGCGCTGCGCGAGGACCAGTGGCGCGCGATCGAGGCGCTCGTGGCGTTCCGACGTCGTGCGCTCGTCGTGCAGCGCACCGGGTGGGGCAAGTCCGCGGTGTACTTCGTGGCCACGCGCCTGCTGCGCGACCGCGGCGCCGGGCCGACCGTCATCGTCTCCCCGCTGCTCGCGCTCATGCGCGACCAGATCTCGGCCGCGGCGCGGGCGGGCATCAAGGCCGTCACCATCAACTCCGCCAACGTCACCGAGTGGGACGACGTGCACCGGGCCATCGCCGCCGGCGAGGTCGACGTGCTGCTCTGCTCGCCCGAGCGGCTCAACAACCCGGGCTTCCGCGACGAGGTGCTCCCCCGGCTCGCGGCCGACGCCGGCCTCGTCGTCATCGACGAGGCGCACTGCATCTCGGACTGGGGCCACGACTTCCGGCCCGACTACCGCCGCATCCGCACGCTCCTCGCCGACCTGCCGCCCGGCATCCCCGTGCTCGCGACGACGGCGACGGCGAACGCGCGCGTGACGGCGGACGTCGCCGAGCAGCTCGGCGTGACCGCGGCGCACGCGTCCGGCGCGGCCGCCGGTGCCGGCGAGGCGGGCCACGAGGACGTGCTCGTCCTGCGCGGCGGGCTGGACCGCGAGTCGCTGCACCTCGCCGTCCTGCGCCTGCCCGACCAGCCCACGCGCGTCGCGTGGCTCGTCGAGGCGCTGCAGGACGTCGACGGGTCGGGCATCGTCTACTGCCTCACCGTCTCCGCGGCCGAGCAGGTCGCGAGCCAGCTCCGCGCGGCGGGGCTCGCCGTCGCCTCGTACACGGGCCAGACCGACCCGGCCGAGCGCGAGCGCCTGGAGGAGGACCTCAAGGAGAACCGGGTCAAGGCGCTCGTGGCGACCTCGGCGCTCGGGATGGGCTTCGACAAGCCCGACCTCGCGTTCGTCGTCCACCTCGGTGCGCCGAGCTCGCCCATCGCCTACTACCAGCAGGTCGGGCGTGCGGGCCGCGGCGTGGACTCCGCCGTCGTCGTGCTGCTGCCCGGCGAGGAGGACCGGCGCATCTGGGAGTGGTTCGCCTCGACCGCGTTCCCGCCGCAGTCCCAGGTCCGCGCGACGCTCGACGCCCTGAGCACGGGAGGGACCCAGTCGGTCGCGCAGCTCGAGACGCAGGTCGACCTCAAGCGCTCGCGCCTCGAGGGCATGCTCAAGGTGCTCGACGTCGACGGCGCCGTCCGGCGCGTCAAGGGCGGCTGGGAGGCCACGGGGCGGCCGTGGACGTACGACGCGGAGCGGTACGAGCGCGTCGACGCCACGCGCACCGCCGAGCAGCAGGCGATGCTCGACTACGAGGCGACCGACGGGTGCCGCATGGCGTTCCTGCGTGCCGCGCTCGACGACCCGGAGCTCGAGGACGGGTGGCGCTGCGGGCGCTGCGACACGTGCGGCGGCGTGACGCTGCCCGCGCTCCCGGACGCCGAGGCCGTCGCCGCCGCGCGCGCCGACATGGACCGCCCGGGGGTGGAGGTCGTGGCACGTCGCCAGTGGCCGAGCGGCATGGACCGCCTGGGCCTCGACCTGCGCGGGCGCCTCGGCGCGGACGAGCTCGCGGAGACCGGCCGGGCCGTCGCGCGGCTCGACGGGCTCGGCTGGTCGGCGCCGCTGCGCGAGCTCTTCGCCCCCGGGACGCCCGACGGCGACACGCCCGTCGCGCTCCGGCGCGCGGCCGCGCGGGTGCTCGACGACTGGGCGGAGCTCTACGAGGCCGCCGCTGCGCCGGAGGCGGAGACCGGGCCCGGCGAGGGCGCCGAACCCGGCACCACGGCTCCCGCTGGACGCCGGCTCCTCGTGGACGGCGTCGTCGCGGTCCGCTCGGCGACGCGACCGCGGCTCACGTTCCACCTCGCGAACGGGCTCGCGAGCTACCTCGGCAAGCCGCTCATCGGCGCCGTCGGGCCGGTCCCGGGCCGCGAGGAGCCGGGCCGGCACGACGTGAACTCCGCGACCCGGCTCGCGGGGGTCGCCGGCCGCCTGCAGCTCGAGCTGTCGGACGCCGCGCGGGCGGGGCTCGCCGGTCGCCGCGTGCTCCTCGTCGACGACTACACCGAGTCGGGCTGGACCCTCACGGTCGCGGCGCGCCTGCTGCGCCAGGCGGGCGCCACCGCCGTGCACCCCTTCGTCCTCGGGGTCCGCTGA
- a CDS encoding GNAT family N-acetyltransferase: MTAAREHRVPVRRAVPRDADDLVALRVHLMRAMGESDAEDGAWQRRAREWFARRLGSEDVVAFVVDAPDQVAACALVELHRSVPSARNPHGTTAHVSNVCTVPGARGQGYARACVVAALDWARANGADSVSLHATPDGESLYRGLGFVDTTYTELRLRW; this comes from the coding sequence GTGACGGCCGCGCGCGAGCACCGCGTGCCGGTGCGGCGCGCGGTCCCGCGCGATGCCGACGACCTCGTCGCCCTGCGCGTGCACCTCATGCGCGCCATGGGGGAGTCGGACGCCGAGGACGGCGCCTGGCAGCGCCGGGCGAGGGAGTGGTTCGCCCGCAGGCTCGGCTCGGAGGACGTCGTCGCCTTCGTCGTCGACGCGCCCGACCAGGTCGCGGCGTGCGCCCTCGTCGAGCTGCACCGGTCGGTGCCGTCCGCGCGGAACCCGCACGGCACGACGGCGCACGTGTCGAACGTCTGCACCGTGCCCGGGGCGAGGGGCCAGGGCTACGCGCGCGCGTGCGTCGTCGCGGCCCTCGACTGGGCGCGCGCGAACGGGGCGGACTCGGTCTCCCTGCACGCCACGCCCGACGGCGAGTCCCTGTACCGCGGGCTGGGCTTCGTCGACACGACGTACACGGAGCTGCGCCTGCGGTGGTGA
- the hisD gene encoding histidinol dehydrogenase: MITRIDLRGRSLSARELVETLPRAELGVEDAAHRVAPIIEAVRGRGADALREYAERFDGVRPENLRVPADALADALAGLDPDVRSGLEEAIRRVRLVHAAQRPQDFTVEIAPGAQVRQRWVPVRRVGLYAPGGLAVYPSSVVMNVVAAQEAGVRSLAVASPPQKENGGLPHPTILAACALLGVDEVYAVGGAQAVAMFAYGAAGSEPQDGDVLCEPVDVVTGPGNVFVAAAKRLVRGVVGIDAEAGPTEIAILADGTADPGHVAADLISQAEHDPLAAAVLVTPSVELAAAVEARLADLVTATKHAARVAQALAGPQSAIVLVDDLEHGLQVVDAYGAEHLEIQADGAAALAERVTSAGAIFVGPWSPVSLGDYMAGSNHVLPTGGCAHFSSGLGVHSYVKAVQVVEYDRDALEELADRIVAVANDEDLPAHGEAVRARFL; the protein is encoded by the coding sequence ATGATCACCCGCATCGATCTTCGAGGACGTTCCCTGTCCGCCCGCGAGCTCGTCGAGACCCTGCCGCGCGCAGAGCTCGGCGTCGAGGACGCGGCGCATCGGGTCGCCCCGATCATCGAGGCGGTCCGGGGGCGCGGCGCGGACGCGCTGCGCGAGTACGCCGAGCGGTTCGACGGCGTGCGCCCCGAGAACCTGCGCGTCCCGGCCGACGCGCTCGCCGACGCGCTCGCCGGCCTCGACCCCGACGTCCGGTCAGGCCTGGAGGAGGCGATCCGTCGCGTGCGGCTCGTGCACGCCGCGCAGCGCCCGCAGGACTTCACGGTCGAGATCGCGCCCGGGGCGCAGGTCCGCCAGCGCTGGGTGCCGGTGCGGCGCGTCGGGCTCTACGCTCCCGGCGGCCTCGCGGTCTACCCGTCGTCGGTGGTGATGAACGTCGTCGCGGCGCAGGAGGCGGGCGTCCGCAGCCTCGCGGTCGCGTCGCCGCCCCAGAAGGAGAACGGCGGCCTGCCGCACCCGACGATCCTCGCGGCCTGCGCGCTGCTCGGGGTCGACGAGGTCTACGCGGTGGGCGGTGCGCAGGCGGTCGCGATGTTCGCCTACGGCGCTGCGGGCAGCGAGCCGCAGGACGGGGACGTGCTGTGCGAGCCGGTCGACGTCGTGACCGGTCCCGGCAACGTGTTCGTGGCCGCGGCCAAGCGGCTCGTGCGCGGCGTCGTCGGCATCGACGCGGAGGCCGGCCCCACCGAGATCGCGATCCTCGCGGACGGCACCGCCGACCCGGGCCACGTCGCGGCCGACCTCATCAGCCAGGCCGAGCACGACCCGCTCGCGGCGGCCGTCCTCGTCACGCCGTCCGTCGAGCTGGCCGCCGCGGTCGAGGCGCGCCTCGCGGACCTCGTGACGGCGACGAAGCACGCGGCGCGCGTCGCGCAGGCGCTCGCCGGTCCGCAGTCCGCGATCGTGCTCGTCGACGACCTCGAGCACGGTCTGCAGGTGGTCGACGCCTACGGCGCGGAGCACCTCGAGATCCAGGCGGACGGCGCGGCAGCGCTGGCCGAGCGGGTCACGAGCGCGGGTGCGATCTTCGTCGGCCCCTGGTCGCCCGTCTCGCTCGGCGACTACATGGCCGGGTCCAACCACGTGCTGCCGACCGGCGGCTGCGCGCACTTCTCGAGCGGCCTCGGGGTGCACAGCTACGTCAAGGCGGTCCAGGTCGTCGAGTACGACCGTGACGCCCTGGAGGAGCTGGCGGACCGGATCGTCGCCGTCGCGAACGACGAGGACCTCCCGGCCCACGGCGAGGCGGTGCGGGCGCGATTCCTGTGA
- a CDS encoding RNA-binding S4 domain-containing protein: protein MSSPDDARPVEISDDVIRLGQFLKLAGLAESGAEARELVTEGEVRVNGEVDTRRGRQLHRGDVVSVDHPQGTESAIVA, encoded by the coding sequence ATGAGCTCCCCCGACGACGCCCGCCCGGTCGAGATCTCCGACGACGTGATCCGCCTCGGCCAGTTCCTCAAGCTCGCCGGCCTCGCCGAGTCCGGCGCCGAGGCGCGCGAGCTCGTCACGGAGGGCGAGGTCCGCGTCAACGGGGAGGTCGACACGCGCCGCGGCCGCCAGCTGCACCGTGGCGACGTCGTCTCGGTCGACCACCCCCAGGGCACCGAGAGCGCGATCGTCGCCTGA
- a CDS encoding PPOX class F420-dependent oxidoreductase: MMRLNPEQLVFVTERHLATLTTLRADGTPHVVPVAFTWDPDAGVLRITTNRASVKARNARLPGADGGAPRAAVCQVEGGRWITLEGTIEVVEDEDEVADAVARYARRYRPLDHNPERVVLRLTPDKVMASTYMA, translated from the coding sequence GTGATGCGCCTCAACCCCGAACAGCTCGTCTTCGTCACCGAACGCCACCTGGCGACCCTCACCACGCTGCGCGCCGACGGCACGCCGCACGTCGTCCCCGTCGCCTTCACGTGGGACCCCGACGCGGGCGTGCTGCGCATCACGACGAACCGCGCGTCGGTCAAGGCCCGCAACGCGCGCCTGCCGGGCGCCGACGGGGGCGCCCCGCGTGCCGCGGTGTGCCAGGTCGAGGGCGGCCGGTGGATCACGCTCGAGGGCACGATCGAGGTCGTCGAGGACGAGGACGAGGTGGCGGACGCCGTCGCGCGCTACGCCCGTCGGTACCGCCCGCTCGACCACAACCCCGAGCGCGTCGTCCTGCGCCTCACGCCCGACAAGGTGATGGCCTCGACCTACATGGCCTGA
- a CDS encoding NUDIX domain-containing protein, whose amino-acid sequence MTAAVDGPGRASWDDGSASHRFRVVPAAYVLLRRGDAVLLQLRQGTGYRDGFWAAAAAGHVEAGESVVAAAVREAREELGVEIDPADLRPLTALHRGEPGGPALEQRADFFFATAAWSGEPTLQEQDKAADLRWFALDALPDPVVPHELHVLRALRAGTVPAVMTFGFDA is encoded by the coding sequence ATGACCGCGGCGGTCGACGGTCCCGGACGCGCGTCGTGGGACGACGGCTCGGCGTCGCACCGGTTCCGGGTCGTGCCGGCGGCCTACGTGCTGCTGCGGCGCGGCGACGCGGTGCTGCTCCAGCTCCGGCAGGGCACCGGCTACCGGGACGGGTTCTGGGCCGCGGCCGCGGCCGGGCACGTCGAGGCGGGCGAGTCGGTCGTCGCGGCGGCGGTGCGCGAGGCGCGCGAGGAGCTGGGGGTCGAGATCGACCCCGCCGACCTGCGTCCGCTCACCGCCCTGCACCGCGGCGAGCCGGGCGGGCCGGCGCTCGAGCAGCGCGCCGACTTCTTCTTCGCGACCGCGGCCTGGTCCGGCGAGCCGACGCTCCAGGAGCAGGACAAGGCGGCCGACCTGCGGTGGTTCGCGCTGGACGCCCTGCCCGACCCGGTCGTCCCGCACGAGCTGCACGTCCTGCGCGCCCTGCGGGCGGGCACGGTGCCGGCGGTCATGACCTTCGGGTTCGACGCCTGA